Sequence from the Paralichthys olivaceus isolate ysfri-2021 chromosome 1, ASM2471397v2, whole genome shotgun sequence genome:
TCCAGACAGCCCGCGTGTTTTAGCAACTGAAGGGGGTTCAGATTACAAGTATGGAGgtatggagggagggaggactgCAGAGCCCCAGGCTGTGTGGTGGAGGAGAgtctgagagaggagaggaggcatcAGGGGCCTTGTTGACTGTAAACCTTAGATGGGCTGATGTACAGAACAGAGGTCATCTGAGGAAGTGGACACACAatacacatacatttaaatattttctgatCAAATGCTACAGGATACTTCTAATGCAAACACTGCTATTCTGAGTATAACAGTGCATCAGCATCCTGCTAAATACTCACAGGCTGTACTTTGTTATGATACCAAAACACAACCGTCCTCTTTTGACAAGTTTACAGTAATGTTGTGCATCTAATGGTGTGACAATGATTTGTTTTGTAATCAAAATGATTGGGTGAGGTGTTGTGTGTTGTACTGTCGGAAGTAACATTGCTCTTTGTGAAGAAGAATAACTCCCATCAGTGTTGCATTACTACATCTTAAATTATTGTGAcgtattatcattatttcacAAAACCGAGCTTAGTTTATCTGTTTTCTATAGTGTCGTGTTGTGTAGTTTCATTTGTATgtgtaacatttaaaaagcaatggtacaatatttatatcaaatattaatcagcaaaataaataatattgatgGCCGTATGATGAATGTAAGTAGGGGAAGTAAAAAGTACATTATTTGCATCATACATATTTCCCTCCCTACATATAATGGATTAGAAGTATAATATAGTATCAAGTTGAAAAACTCAATCTCAAAATTATACATAAGTTTGTTTCTTGAGTAAATCTTTTTAATTACAATTCAGCACTGGGTATTTTGTCTTTATGATTCACACTTTATGATTCACACAACGACAGCTAAAGCTACGTCCAGTTATACATGTCACAAATAATTTACAATCAGACTCCTATTAAATGTCTTTCTATGTGTTCAtggcctgtttgtgtgtttctgtttctccccAGTAATCTACTGCTTTGTGTACTATCTGTGGATCGGTCACAACTACTGCTACGCCCATCTCGCCGGGTTCACTGCTCTGTTCTTGCTGCCAGGTGAGTAGAGATTACTCGACCTATCAATAGAAAGATTCAGATTGATATTAATACCATTCTATGGTTCCCAGGTTGGGTTCCTCAGTGGCTCAGTTACCTGTGGTACCTGTCCGATGGACGCATTCGCAGGAAGTCTCTCACCTGGACACATATACTGCACCTGGGTATCTTCAAAAGGTGGGTGGGCTTAACATGAGTGTAATGGAGATCTGTCAATATGGTCAATGATCAATAATTCTCAAACCATAAGTGATGGTAATACTGGACTGCTGGTTGGAGTGAGGGCATTTACAAGGATTAGAAATGGTGTATGGTTACgataatgtctctctctctctctctgtctctttcatgtGCGGCCTCCACAGGCTGTTGGAGTGTATGCATCTGCCTGATGAGGATTTGTATGGTGAGATCATGCAGCAGGCAGACGTATCTGCCTTACGACTCTTAGAGGCCTTGATGGTCACCCTCCCCCAGACGCTGCTGCAGACCTATGTGCTCATCTGTACTGATATAGGACTCAAATCTCCAGGTAAAGTGAATGAAGAAAGTATGAAGTATGTCtgaaacagaacatttaaatgtgtgtgtggtgttgaaAAGTATTTCAATCAGAAGAGACTTCaattgaaaatgaacaaaatgtatCGCCATGAACACTAAGGAGGACGAACACTAGAGTGATGAAAACCACATCTTAACTCAAGTGCTGTGGCTTAGTTGGTTAAAGTGGCTGTCTAGtaaacaggagatcctgggttcaaatcccagcagtgccttttgggaggcagtagctcagtccgtagagacttggcttgggaatCGGAGGGTGGCCAAAATAGGTCTGGTAAACCCACTGTGTGCTAATTGTCCcgttcattttctttcaatcaGACAACTTAAATATGTATTGCTACAGTAGAGCATGTTAGTGTTTGGCATCTAGACTCCAGCTTAATCACTCCCCCAGATATGACTACATAGATGTGATttggagtgatgagcaaatatttaTAACCCCCCGACAGAGCCTTCAGGTGGAAACCACCTAAATAATGAGGTGATTATGAGTTTgtatgtttcagtttgaaaacaacTGTACAGATTTGAAATATAAAGTACCAAACTGCAAACAAAGCCTATAAACATATCGACATATTTCCCTCAGGaattggtggagaccaaaacagagccaaAAGAGATTGATTATATGGATTTGTTAGCTGGATTGAGGACAATGTTGCTCTGTGACTGCTTGATGTGTAAATAGGTTTTTGGTAATATGTTCACCATATGTCAGATGTTCTTCTTCAAATTGTTCAGCTGCTCCGATGTGTCCAAAACACCAATTATCGCAGCTTTAGCACTCATTAGAGTTTCCAGTGTGTATCTGCAGCAGCCTCGTATCTGTTGTACTGTGGTGTGTCCAGGTGTTGACActtcttttcctctgtcctcctcttggatctctgtctctcccctccAGCCTCGGTGTGTTTCGTGGTGTGTTTGCTGTCTCTTGCCTGGGCCTTGGTTCTCTACGCCAGAGCCTGTTCTCTTATCAGACCAGGTCACCTACAAATGACGCCCGCTGCAATTCTCTGTCGACTGCTATGGAGGGTGAGCATGTTTAAACACTTCAAACCAATATGTACAACATCCAGCCTCAATGTAACAGTACAGCTTAAGAATCCATATTTATTGGCCTGTTTTCTGATGTGTGAGGGGTTAGGATGTGACAGGGAGattttctctgtctgcaggtcGGTATGTTGGGATCTCGATTCGCTGTTCTCATGCTCTTCACACGTATCTTCAAACAGTGGATCCTGGGAGTCATTGGcaagttaaagaaaaagaaatagtcATTTTTCTATGACATGAGCAGTTTGGTTTGTCTATAACAAATAtttactgttgtgtgtgtgtttgtgtgtgtgtgtgtgtgtgtcaggtgtgcaCTGGCTGGGGGCAACTTTCTGGATGGTGTCTCAGCAGAGTGACATCATACGATCAACCAGTCGATGGAGAATCTTCAACCTCTTGCTGGGAGCCATtcacatcttcctcttcctcaacgTGAAATACGGTCAATCCAGATACCGCATGGCTGGTTTCTACCTGGTATgtttagaaataaaaagttttcaTGTCAGCAAACATAAACGCTGATACCGATATGTCTGTGAAACAAATATGGGTGACAGCTTTTTGGAAGTGGTAAcaatttgtctgtttcttttttgtcttcctCAGGTCATGTTCTTAGAGAACGCATTTCTTCTCCTGGCCTCATCCTGGATGTTTACCATGGTGTCCTGGGACACTGTTGGCATCCCAGCTGCAgtgttctgcagcttcctcaTTGGTTAGAATCACGGCCACATGCTGTAGAAAAACTTCATTCAGTATAAGTGTGCAAATCCTAACACACCTGTATCCACACCTGTATGTTCATGTGGCTGCAGGAACATTTCCTTCATTCACTCTTCAAGTCCTCCTCACTTCTCTttacttcttcctctctctccaggagTGATAGCGTTGGTTCTGTACTATCGTTTCCTCCACCCGAAGTCCTTTGAGATTTTCCAGAGTATTCGCCACAGAGGGATTGGTGGAGCCTGCACGGAGCGTGGGTCTACGCTCTCATTGGAGGAGAAAGTCACACCCACTTTCCATCGCCACGCAACACTGTCTGGTCTGTTTAAAGCTCCAttcatccatacatccatccatcatcgaTCCATCCATCGCTTTATATGACTCTGGTAATTTATATTATTAGGAGGTGGGACTCTCATGGACCTTCCTATCCAATGGGAGGGCTGGAAACATCACCACTGGCTGCTGATTCGCTTGGCCCTGAAGACAGGGGATGTAACAAAGATCTGGTCGGTCTACGGCGAGGGGGGACTGGCTGGGCTGATGGGTCTGTCTGAAGAATTTCACTCCCCAGACGAACATTATGTCCCTCGGGTGAGTTGCGCTCCTGTTGTTGAATCTGTCCTGTGAAGGACTAcgttaacattttacatttacataacattttaaattcacacgCTCTTGAAAGATGAACATTTTTTGTGATCCCAGGGAAATGCCATTTAATTCTGCCTTCAATGCTGTTGTATGTCTTGTACAATGACGATAAAGTCTGATTTGATTCAGCAGAGAGATCACATATCTAAATATGACAGTCTTTTATGAATGTGTAAAGTGGTttcttattctttttatttgtgctgTGATCTGTCAGGTTCCACCTGTTCAACCACAGGTTCCTCAGATCTCACATCCAGCTCCTCAGCCAGCTCCTCCACAGGTGGCCCAGGCTCCACAGGCAAGATCTTTATTGAAGTTATAATACGTTGTTATTCAATGTTAGAATAATAGGGTATGTAGTCTGGCCTATAGCAGATTTCCTATTTGCATCAACAGATTGTCCCATACTTACCATTGCATCGTAATCTATTTTAAGCGGCTGCACCTACTGCAGCTAGCCTCTTAACTTCATCAcccaatgaatcctgggataggtcgGCCACAGAAGGATCCACCTGTGGGATCCCTCTTGCTTACAAATGAAATACACATTGGttcatttgaaggagccttttaAATGGCACAGCCTGACTATGTATAGGATTTgaaaatgtagatgaataaagtGAAAGCATCATATAAATTGCGCACATTTTCGACGGGGGTTGGCacattttttcaaacaaaaactaatcattaacaaaatgctttttcaaaaaatgtttcagtACAAAATTGATGTGAGAATGTTTTGCTGCTAGATTTTCTGTGAGAATACTTCATTTCGTCAGTCTACAGTCTGACACTCCGCCTAATGTCTTATCTCCAGGTGAGAGAGGTGGTCCAGGCAGCAAAGCCTCCTCCCACCAGTGTGGTGGCCAGACCGGTGAGGAAAGCTCCCCCTACATCAATCCAGGATATGAGAAGGTTTCCAGAGATTATCCCGATCCAGGAGGTCATTCCTGAAGAGACTGCAGAGGAAGAGTCCAGTGCTCCACTATCAGATGAAAAAGGTTGGCTTCCTGATTAACTGCTAACATAGCAATGCACAAACTCTAAAACACTCGATGACCACAGAGAGATTCAACACTGCTTAGTCCTGCACTTGATCTTTAACAAAAACTCAACAATGCCCCTGTACAGTCTCAGTGTTAAAACGGTTCAATCATCAGACATCAGTGCTTCATGCAAAGGATAAATATGGTTCTCTGTATGTGTTGTTAATCTCATGCAGTGGGAATAATGGTGAGAAATAGGTCTATTATTACTGatactttatattcactgtAGAGGTTTACTGTTCTataagaagtgtgtgtgttatttgtgtgtattattttctttttttcaaaggtGATGAGGATTTTCAGAGTGCAGCTTATGGTTCACCCACACTCTCATCCCCTCTGCAACCAGAGAGCCTCCGCCACATCGACAGCAATGCTGCGTCCCTGACCCCGGCCTCGTCCTCCATAGCCTCTCTGGACATCAAGACTCCAGGCTGGTCACCTGAGCGACACTCCCCTCTGCTAAATACTTCCCCAGATAAAAGGCCTGGGATCCCTGGAGAGTCTAGCACCACACTGTACTTCAGCGCAGAAGCACACTCTCCCTCCAGTGGGAGCTATCTAGGCTGGGGCTCCGAGCTGTCGCCCATCTCCACCTACCGAAGTCCCTACCGGATCAGGGAGGCTCGTTTCGTCACATCCACCCCACGATTGGAGCCTCGAACTGGGGCTGAAAGTCCAAGTCCAGCCTCTGTTGTCGTGATTCCTGCCACTCCAGGTACAACACCGGGCACCACCCCCCGTGCTTCCACCCCTGCTGCCTCTACATCTGGTGCTTCAACACCCGCAGCTTCAACACCCGCTGCCTCAACCCCCAGTGCATCCACTCCTGGTGCTACTACGCCCAGTACTCCAGTCATCCCACTCACTCCAGTCATCTCCCACGCTCGTAAACAGCTGGTCCAGTTTGTGGACAGTAGAGAGAGGGCGGTGTAAGGAAGGTTGGGGGGTGGAGGGGATGGGAAATCCTAGGTGGGGaatggacattttttttcagtttagcaGTTGAAGATAAACCTCACTTTCTCCTTTAATTACTAGGGAAAGGCTCAGTGgttgagtttatttatttgaatcgGTTATTACAGAATATGAAGTATGATCTTTTTTATACCCTTACATGCAGATTAAGATGTTTAAATAGCAGAAAATTTAGATGCATGGGTGACACAATGGCAAAATACCTGAAGACCTCTGTAGGGATGTTGGTCGTGTACAATGTTGCTGCCCTAGCTGCTCCTGGTGGATGCAGCTACACGAGGAAGGCTTGAATTGTATGAACCTGCTCAAATATGATGCTCTTTgcaggctgggggggggggggggggtcatctgATCATCTGCATCATGTCTCCAATGCAGATGATCAGAGGTGGTAACAGTGAACTGAAGATGAAATCTGGGTTAGCCATCAATAGAAACTTCTCACAGGTGCTAATAAATGTGGAGCATCGTTTTCATTCAGTTAGATGAAATCTCTCACATAATTTTAATAATGGGAAACTAAACAGAGAAAACCCAAAGCAGTGACGTGGCGTGTTGGGGAAGTGCAGAATTAATCAAATTCATTAGAAAATGAATCATTCAAATAATCGGGCGTTGTGTTGACATGATATAAGCAATCATGAGAATCGAGGCAAAGTTTATGAAATTTCTTAATGACTAAGATTTTTCTAAATGATCCAGGTAATTAAACCAGTTTACAATAAGAAAACATGCTGCCAGGCTGCCGTGCAAAGTCTCTTCTATAACGGCACTCGCCAAACCTGACTCTTTTTTAACTGGTGAGATTAGTCTTTATGTGATCGCCTCGTTTTGTCTGTAGAACAGATTTCACTCTTCTCCGACTGATCCATCAGTTCCATGTGGCTTTGGATAGAATCATCTAAATGCAGTGTGTTACAATGAAACCAATGATCAGTTGTGACCGCAATGAgaaacaatgacacattttcctAAATCTTTAGATGACGTTCAGCATCTCTCCCAGTTTTCAGGCAGCATTCATCAATCAGACTGTTACTCACTTAatttacacaacacaacatgattGATGTTAACACAAGTTACTTCCATACACACAGAGATAGAGGCCTGAATTTACTCTCTGTAAAATAGTAAAAGGTTTTAAGGAAAACCATTTTATGAATCTTATCTACACTTTCATGTCGGTCCGTCAGCACTTTAAAGCAGAAAAGTTGAAGCTAATGTTTGTCACGTTAGCCACCAGATGGCTCTAGCTTGATATTCTTCAAACAGCACTATTATTAGTATGTTGGAATTT
This genomic interval carries:
- the xkr5b gene encoding XK-related protein 5b, which encodes MRDYTAAPSHGGACMPCCQVCVFVFTAFLIVAERTALIYCFVYYLWIGHNYCYAHLAGFTALFLLPGWVPQWLSYLWYLSDGRIRRKSLTWTHILHLGIFKRLLECMHLPDEDLYGEIMQQADVSALRLLEALMVTLPQTLLQTYVLICTDIGLKSPASVCFVVCLLSLAWALVLYARACSLIRPGHLQMTPAAILCRLLWRVGMLGSRFAVLMLFTRIFKQWILGVIGVHWLGATFWMVSQQSDIIRSTSRWRIFNLLLGAIHIFLFLNVKYGQSRYRMAGFYLVMFLENAFLLLASSWMFTMVSWDTVGIPAAVFCSFLIGVIALVLYYRFLHPKSFEIFQSIRHRGIGGACTERGSTLSLEEKVTPTFHRHATLSGGGTLMDLPIQWEGWKHHHWLLIRLALKTGDVTKIWSVYGEGGLAGLMGLSEEFHSPDEHYVPRVPPVQPQVPQISHPAPQPAPPQVAQAPQVREVVQAAKPPPTSVVARPVRKAPPTSIQDMRRFPEIIPIQEVIPEETAEEESSAPLSDEKGDEDFQSAAYGSPTLSSPLQPESLRHIDSNAASLTPASSSIASLDIKTPGWSPERHSPLLNTSPDKRPGIPGESSTTLYFSAEAHSPSSGSYLGWGSELSPISTYRSPYRIREARFVTSTPRLEPRTGAESPSPASVVVIPATPGTTPGTTPRASTPAASTSGASTPAASTPAASTPSASTPGATTPSTPVIPLTPVISHARKQLVQFVDSRERAV